A genomic region of Phenylobacterium parvum contains the following coding sequences:
- the rpmE gene encoding 50S ribosomal protein L31, whose amino-acid sequence MKQDTHPDYHFITVVMTDGSSYQTRSTYGKEGATLNLDIDPKTHPAWTGGNQQLLDRGGRVSRFNAKFGGFTRK is encoded by the coding sequence ATGAAACAAGACACCCATCCCGACTATCACTTCATCACCGTGGTGATGACCGACGGCTCCAGCTACCAGACGCGCTCGACCTACGGGAAGGAGGGCGCGACCCTCAACCTGGACATCGATCCCAAGACCCATCCGGCCTGGACGGGCGGAAACCAGCAGCTGCTGGACCGCGGCGGTCGCGTGTCGCGGTTCAACGCCAAGTTCGGCGGCTTCACCCGCAAGTAG